GGTCCGCCCGGCGGCCGCCCGGCCGGCCGGCCCGGGGCGGGCCATGCACCAGGGCCTCAGCCCCGCTCGGCCGCCCGGACCTGCCGGAGGAACTCCTCGATCAGCTCGGGGCTCTTCACCCCGCGCCGAACCTCCACCCCGCTCGACACGTCCACGCCCCACGGACGGGCCAGCGCCACGGCCTCGGCGACGTTCGCCGGAGCCAGGCCGCCGGCCAGCATCCACCGGCCGCCCGGCGGGGCCTCGCCCAGCGCGGACCAGTCCCAGCTCTCGCCCGAGCCCGGGACGGGCGAGTCGAGCAGCAGCAGGTCCTCGCCGAAGTCGCCGCAGGACGCCCCGGCCGCGGCGTCCGCGGACGTGGCCCGCACCAGGGTCAGCCCCAGGTCGCGCAGGTCGGCGAAGGCCGAGGCCGGGTGGTCGCCGTGCAACTGGACGGCGCCGACCCCGGCCTCCCGCGCGTCCCGCCTCACCTGGTCGAGCGGCTCGTCCCGGAAGACGGCCACCGTGAGCACCCCTTCGGGCACCGCCGCGACCAGCCGGCGGGCCTGCTCCGGGCTCACCCGGCGCGGGCTCGCGGTCAGGACGAACCCGACCGCGTCCGCGCCGGCCCGTACCGCCGCCTCGACGTCCTGGGTGGTGCTCAGGCCACAGATCTTCACGAACACGCCGGCCGTTCCTCCTCCGCTCACCGCTGCAGTTCCGCTCCCACTCTGGCAGGCGGCGGGCCGCCCGCGCGATCCGGCCCCCGGCGCGGGCGGGGCCGGCCCGGGCGGTGGGAGGGAAGGTCCTCGTCAGCCCAGCCGGCGGACCGGCGAACCCGCGAGGAAGGCCACGATGTCCTCGACGGCCTGGCCGTAGTACGTCCGGTAGTTGCCGCGGGACACGTACCCGAGATGCGGGGTGGCCAGCAGTCGCGGCGCCGTGCGCATCGGGTGGTCCGCCGGGAGCGGTTCGATGTCGAAGACGTCCACGCCGGCCCCGGCGATGGTGCCCGCGCGCAGGGCCGCGAGCAGCGCGTCCTGGTCGACGATCGCCGCCCTGGAGGTGTTGACCAGGTAGCCGGTGGGCCGCATCAGCCCCAGCTCGGCGGCGCCGAGCAGGCCCCGGGTGCGCTCGCCGAGGGCGAGGTGGATCGAGACGAAGTCGCTCGACGCCAGCAACTCCTCCTTCGAGGCGGCCAGGCCCACCCCGACCTCCTCGGCACGCTCCTCGGTGAGGTTCTGGCTCCAGGCCGTCACCTCCATCCCGAAGGCGAGGCCGACCTGGGCCACCCGGCTGCCGATCTTGCCGAGCCCCAGCAGGCCCAGGCGGCTGCCGTGCAGGTCGGCGCCGAGGGTGGACTGCCAGGGGCCGCCCTCGCGCAGGGCGGTGGCCTCGGCCACGACGCCGCGCGCGAGCCCGAGCAGCAGCGCCCAGGTGTGCTCGACGGGCGGCGTCGACGAGCTGGCGGTGCCGCACACGGTGACGCCGTGCCGCTCGGCGGCGGCGTGGTCGATGACGGAGTTGCGCATGCCGGAGGCGATCAGCAGTCGCAGCGCGGGCAGCCTGGCGAACAGCGAGGCGGGGAAGGCCACCCGCTCGCGCAGCGTCACGACGATGTCGAAGCCGTCCAGTGCGGCGGCGAGTTCGTCCTCGGTCCCGAAGTGCTGGGGGAAGGTGACCACGTCGACCGAGTCGGCCACCGGCGACCAGTCGGCGACGGTGGTCGCGACCGACTGGAAGTCGTCGAGGACGGCGCAGCGGAGTTTCATGTCGGCTCTCTCCATCGGTGAGGTCCCGGCGGGATCGGGTCGGGGCCGGGCGCGGCCGCCGCGACCGGCTGTCAGGTCCTATCCGATCACGCCGTCGGGCGCCCCGTTCACCCGGCCCCGGCGGGCCGCCCGGGCACCGACGGCTCGTCAGCACCCGGGCAGGCGTGCGGAGCACTCGGCCGGCCCGGCCGGGCCGCTCCCCGCCTCCCCCGCGCTACCGGTGGCCCCGCTACCCGCCCGTCCGGGGCAGGTTGTCGACGTTGGCGGCGGGCTCGCCACGGCGGACGGCGCCGGGGGCGCGGCGGACGGGGTGGTCGGCCTTCGGGGCGGAGGAGAGCTGCCAGGGCACGCTGATCACCATCACGCCCGGGGTGAACAGCAGCCGGCTCTTCAGCCAGAGCGCGGACTGGTTGTGCAGCAGGTGCTCCCACCAGTGCCCGACCACGTACTCCGGGATGAACACCGCCACCGCCTCCTGCGGGTTGGCCCGCCGGTACTCCCGGACGTAGCCGACCACCGGCTTGGTGATCTCGCGGTACGGCGAGTCCAGCACTTTCAGCGGCACCCGAACGTCAAAGGCCGCCCACTGCTCCTTCAGCGCGTCGACGGCGTCCTTCTCGACCGCGACGCTGAGCGCCTCCAGGGTGTCGGGCCGGAACGCCTGGGCGTAGCCGAGCGCCCGCAGGGTGGGCTTGTGCAGCTTGGCGACCAGGACGATCCCGTGCACCTTGGACGGGCGGACCGACTCGGCGTGCAGGTCGTCCACGGCCAGTTCGGCGGCGACGGCGTCGTAGTGCCGGCGGATGCCGCGCATCATCAGCCGGAGCAGCAGGGCGGCGACCACGGCGAGCCAGGCACCCTGGGTGAACTTGGTCAGCAGCACGATCACCAGCACCAGGGCGGTGGTGACGGCACCGAAGCGGTTGATGATCCGGGCCCGGTGCGCGGCGCCGCGGATCGCAGGGGCCTGCTCGGTGCGCAGCAGCCGGTTCCAGTGCCGGACCTTCCAGCGGCCGAAGTCGAAGAACGCCGCCACCACCATGGCCGCGATGGGGATCACCGCCATCGTGATGTTCGTCGGCGTCACGGCCGTGATCACCATCAGCGCCACCACACAGGCGGCCACCCACGGCGTCAGGTAGAGGAACGCGGTGCCGCCGACGGTGAGCACCAGCAGGATCTCCTGGGTGGCGTAGGCCACCGAGGACAGCGGGTCGGAGGCGAAGATCGGCAGGGCCAGGCGCTTGGGGAGCAGGGTCTCCCCCAGCTCCTCGCTGCGCATGGCTCTACCGATCACCAGGCGCTTGAGCACCTGCGGCACGTTGAACGCATCGGCGAGCGTATGCGGCCGCGGCCCCGCGACCGGGGCTCCGTGCCCCGCCCGGCGCGTCGCCGGTTCACCCGCCCGGAGGAGCGTTTCCGCAGGCCGTGGGCCTGCGGACGCGATCGGACGGGAGCCGTGCGGGGTGCCTCGGCGACGGGTCGCCACCCGGCGTCCGGCCCGCGTCCCGCTCCTGCCGCCAAGGCGGGACGAGTGGTTCCGCCTGGGCCCGACCGGGCATCAATTCCCCTGCGCCGAAGGCGTACTGAGTTCCAACCAGGGGGGATGCACCATGTTCTACTTCGCCGTCCTGCTCCTTGTCGCCGGCATCGCGCTGCTCGTGCTCAAACGCCGCTCGATCGTCGGGTTCCGCTTCGCGACCCTCACCGGCCTGCTGACCGGCGCCCTGGGGCTGCTGCTGGCCCTCAGTTCGTTCACCTACATCGTCGAGCCGTACGAGGTGGGGGTCCCGACCTCGCTCGGTTCGGTGGGCGGGACCTGGAAACCGGGGCTGCACCTCAAGTCGCCGCTGACCGAGGTCACCGCTTTCTCGACCCGGCCGTCCGACCTCAACCTCACCGGCGACGACACCGTGGAGGTGCGCTCCTCCGAGGGCGGGGTGCTGTACGTCGACCTCACCGTGAAGTGGGCGATCGACCCCGAGCACACGCTCGCCCTCTACAAACTGTCCGGCAGCGCCGCCAACGTCCAGCAGCGGCTGGTGTACCCGGACACCCGGGAGATCGTCCGCAACGTCTTCGCCAAGCACACCAGCGTCGAGGGCTACGCGACCCAGCGGGAGGCGATCAGCGCCGAGATGGAGTCGCTGATCACCGAGCGGCTGTCCCCGCGCGGCATCATCGTGAACAGCGTGAACCTGCGCAACGTCAAGCCGAGCGACGTGCTGCAGAAGGCGATCGACCAGAAGATCCAGCAGGACCAGGCGACCCAACAGGCCGCCGCCGCCGTCCTGACCGCGAAGGCGGAGGCCGAGAAGCGCAAGATCGAGGCCGAGAGCACGGCCGCGGCCAACACGGTGATCGCCAACTCACTGACCGACAAGATCCTGCTGAGCCAGTGCTACGAGGCCTTCAGGGCGGCCGCCGAGAAGAACCCGGTGTACGCCAGCCCCTGCGGCTCGGGCGCCGGCAGCTCCCCGCTGATCGTGGACGGCACCAAGCGGTAGGCCGCCGCCACCCGGCGAACCGCTCCGGGCGCGGGGCCCACCCCCGCGCCCGGGGCGGGAGGGCCCGCCGTGCCCGCCCCGACGGGGCCGGTCCGGGCCGTTGCTAGGCTGCGGGCGTGGCCCTTCCCAGCATCCGGAGCGTGCGCGCCCTGCACGCGAAGTACGCACCCAGCGGCGAGGACCTCGCCCGGGTGCTCACGCACTGCGAGATCGTGGCGCGGATCGCCGTCCGGCTCGCCGAACGCGCCGGCCCCGGGGTGGACGTCGACCTCGTGGAGATCGGCGCGCTGCTCCACGACATCGGCGTCCACCGGGTCGGCGGCGGCGCCTACATCCGCCACGGCGTCCTGGGGCACGAGATCCTCCGCGCCGAGGGCCTGCCGGAGGAGCTGTGCCGGTTCGCCTCCTGCCACACCGGGGTCGGCCTGACCCGCCACGACATCGAGAGCCAGGGCCTGCCGATCCCTGTCGGCGACTACCTCGCGGTGAGCGTGGAGGAGCGCCTGGTGATGTACGCGGACAAGTTCCACTCCAAGAGCACCCCGCCGAGGTTCCTGGACGCGGACGCCTACGCCGGCCAGGTCGCGCGTTTCGGGGCCGACAAGGTCACCGCCTTCCACGCGCTGACCGCCGAATTCGGCCGGCCGGACCTGACCGGCCTGGTCGCCGAGTACGGTCACGCCCACCAGCAGGGCTCGACCCTGCGGGTGTGAGGCCGGGGCCGCCGACGGGCGGATGGGGCGGGCCGACGGACGCGGGTGGGCCCGGGCGGCGGCGGACGACCCTCAGGCGGCGACCGGCGACCCGGCCAGGCCCTGCTTGATCCGGCGGCTGACGTCGTCGGCCAGGATCTCGGGGAGCCCTCGCTCCAGTCCGTCCAGTGCCTGCTCGGCCACCGCCGCCGGGTCGGTCTTGCGGTCGGCGGGGATGTGGGCGGCCATGTCGGTGTCCATGAAGCCCACGTGCAGCGCGGAGACGGCGATGCCGCGGGGTGCCAGCTCCTCGCGGGCGGCCCCGGTCAGCGCCCAGGCGGCGGCCTTGGCCGCGCTGTAGGCGCCGTGCTCCGGCAGGTGCAGCCAGGACAGCGCCGAGAGCACGTTGAGGACGGCGCCGCCGCCGTTGGCCTCGATCACCGGCGCGAACGCCCGGGTGACCAGGAGCGGGCCGAAGAAGTTGGTCTCCATCTCGAACCGCACCGTCGCCTCCTCGCCGGCGATCAGCGGGGTGGCGGTGGCGACCCCGGCGTTGTTGACCAGCACCGTCACGTCGGTGGCGAGGCGCGCGGCGGCCGCGACGGACTCGGGGTCGGCCAGGTCCAGGTGCAGCGGCACGGCGCCCGCCACGTCCACCTCCTGCGGCCGGCGGGCCGCCGCGTACACCTTGGCGCCGCGTCCGAGCAGCTGGCTGGTGAGGTGCCGGCCGAGGCCTCGGTTGGCGCCGGTGACGATGACGACGGAGTTCTTGAGGTCCATGGTTCGCTCTTCCCGGGCGGGCGGTGGCCGCCGTCCGGGCGGCCACCGCATGAATAGATTCTGCCCATAATCTAAACAGACCCGTAGGATAGATGGCAAACGACATCCAATCCAGGGAGGTGGCCGCATGGGCCGCGTGTCACAGGCACAGGCACAGGAGAACCGGGCACGCGTGGTGGCCACCGCCTCCCGGCTGTTCCGGGAGCACGGCACCGGCGTCAGCGTCGCGGACCTGATGCAGGCGGCCGGCCTCACCCAGGGCGGCTTCTACAAGCAGTTCGCCTCCAAGGAGGCCCTGGTCGAGGAGGCCGCGGCGCACGCCTTCACCGAGCTGACGGCGCGCCGCACCGAAGGACTGCGCGAGCACGAGGGCCGGCCGGACGCCGCCCGCCAGGCCCTGGTCGACCACTACCTGACGCCCCGGCACCGCGACGACGCCGGCGGCGGCTGCCCCGTCGCCGCGCTCGCCGCCGACATGGCCCGCGACCCGGGCGAGGCCGCCCGCGGGGTCTACACCGAAGGGGTGCGCGAGTTCGCCGACTGGCTGGCCGACGACGAGCAGGACGGCCTGGCCCGCCTGGCCACCCTGGTCGGCGGCCTGCTGCTGGCCCGGGCCACCGAGGGCTCCGAGCTGTCGGACGAGATCCTCCGGGCCGCGCACGCGGCCCTCTCCGACGGCAGCTGACCCGTGCGCCCGGCCCGCGGACCGGGCCGCCCGGATGCGTGGCCCGGCGGGCGCGGCCGGCGGGGCGAACGTAGGGTGAGCCGGTGCACCGACTTCTCCCGTGGCCGCGCCGGCCCGAGCCGGACGGTCCCTCGCCCGCGCGGACGGACTACTCGGGAGCCGTCTACGGATCCCTGCTGGCCGCCTCCGTCATCGCCGCCGCCGGCGCCGTCGGCGAGTTCCCCCGCCTGCAGACCGTGGTGCTGCTGCTCGTCACCGGACTGGTCTTCTGGGCCGCCCACGTCTACGCCCGGCTCACCGGCGAACGGTCGGCCGGCCGGAAGATCACCTGGTCCGAGACCCGCCGGGTCGGAGGCCACGAATGGTCGATCGTCGAGGCGGCCGTCCTGCCGAGCATCGCCGTGGCCGTCAGCCCGCTGCTGGGCCTGAGCCTGGTCGCGACCGGCTGGTTCGCCCTGGGCGTCGCGGTGGCGCAGCAGGTCACCTGGGCCTACCTCGGCGCGCTGCACGCCAGTGCCTCGCGCCGCGAAGCGGGCGTCGAGGCCGGGGTCAACCTGGTGCTCGGGCTGATCATCGTGGCGGCCAAGGCGGGCCTGGGCCACTGAGGGCCGTACAGCCGCCGAGGGCCGTGCCTGGGGGCCCGCACCTGCGGGAGCCCCGCCGGGCGGCCCGACGGGGCTCCCGCTCCACCGGCCGTCAGCCGGCCGCGGCCCCGGCGCGGTTCGCCGAACGGGCCGCGTGGCGCAGGACGAGGGCGGCGCCCGCCTCGAACAGTCCGAGCACCAGCAGCCAGAGGCCGATCAGCCTGGCCAGCGCGATCGCGGACTCGACGGGGTAGCTGAGCACCACGATCCCGGCGAGGATGCCCAGCGCACCGAGGAACCCGGCCACCCCCCGGCCCGGCAGTCCCCGGCCGGCGATCGCCACGTACAGCGCCAGGATGCCGCCCAGCAGCCAGTAGGCGCCGACCACCAGCGCGAGGAACCCGACCGTCTGCAGCTGATGGCGCAGACACAGCACACCGGCCAGCACGGACAGCAGGGCCAGCAGCACGTACAGCACCCGGGCACCGCCCGAGGTGTCGTGGGTGAAGGCCGTCACGAAGCGGACCACCCCCGCCACGAGCAGTTGCAGGCCGATGATCACGGCGACCACGCGGGCGGTCTCCTCGGGCCAGCTGAGCATCAGGATGCCGGCGACGGCGGTCAGGACGCCGAACCCGAGCGTCCACGTCCAGGACCGGCCGACGACGGCCAGCCAGTCCTGGGGGTCGGCCGTGTCCGGCCTGGGAGCAGTGGTCACGGTGGGCCTCCTCGTCCGGGGTCGTCCGGTACGGGCCCGGACGGCCGGGCCACCCGGCACGATCGGCCGGCCGCCCCGCGCCACGGGGTTCCGGGCTGCGACGACAGCTGCAGTGTGCGCCGCCGCGGCCCGGCGGAGATCACCCGCCAGGGGTGGTGCCGAGGCGACGGTGCCGGGCGGACGTGAGGACGCCCGGGTACGCCGGGCCGGCCCCCGCGATCCGGTCACTCGGGCAGTTGCCGCAGTTCGGTGACGCGCAGGCCCAGCAGCTGGAACCGGGCCAGCAGCCCGTACAGGTGGGCCTCGTCCACGATCGGGCCGACCAGCACGGTCTGGCTGGCGATCACGAAACTCTCCAGTTCCGGGAAGCCCTCGTCCAGCATGGTGTCGGACATGGCGCCGGCGACCCGGATCTCGTAACGCATGCGCGCCTCCCGCGTCGGACAGCCGCATCGGACGTCCCCGGCTCCCTCCCGCTGCCTCCAGGCTCGCGGCCGGAGGCCGGGCGGTCATCACCCCGTGGAGGTGAGCCGGGCCCGCGGTCGGCGCCGGCCCGGCCGGGGACGGCGGCTCAGAGCAGGTGGAGCCGGCGGGCGCGGCGGACCGCCTCCGTGCGTCGGCTGGTGCAGAGCTTGCGGTTGATGCTCTTGAGGTGGGTCTTGACGGTGTTGACGGACAACTGGAGGTCCGCGGCCACCTCCTGCGTGGACATCAGCTGCGCCACCCGCTCCAGCACCTCCCGCTCCCGCCGGCTGAGGGCTTCGACCGGCGGGGCGTCCGGCGCCGCACCGGGGACGGCAGCCGCCGGCCGGCGCAGCGGCTCCGGCAGCCAGCCGTGATCCGCGGTGAGGTCCGGCCGCCGCCGCAGGAAGGGCGCCAGCCAGCGGCCGGCCTCCAGGAAGGGTCCGCGCAGGCGGTCGGGACGCGCGGTGGCCAGGGCGCGGGCGATCAGCCGGCCGGCCGCCAGGTCGTCCCCGCCCGCCGCGCCGACCTCGGCCTTCAGCAGCAGGATGCGGGTGACGGTGGCGGGCGGGCCGGCCGGGGCGCGGGGCAGCGCCCGGGCGGCCGCCCCGCGGTCGCCGGCGGCCAGCCGGGCCCGGGCCGTCGCGAAGGCCAGCTCGGGGCTTCGGGCCTCGCCGGCCGGCAGCACGTCGACGGCGGCCCGGCCGTCACCGGCGGCCACCAGGGCCTCGGAGGCGATCGACGCGATCAGCCCCCGGGCCCAGGGCGAGGGCGCCCCGGCGGCGCCGGGGTGCTCGGCGGCCGCCAGGGCGGCCAGGGCGCGCCGGGGGTCGCCGTGCCGCAGGGCGAGCCGGGCGCGGACCACCGCGCCGAGGACGATCCGCAGCGGATCCCCGTCCGGGGCGCCCCTGAGCGCCGGGACGTCGCCGCCCGCCGCGCCGCCGTCCACCGACTCGCCCTCCACCGCATCGCCCTCCACCGCATCGTCCGCACCCGGACCGGCTCCGCCCGTACCGACCGCGCCCGGACCGAATTCGGTCGCCGGGACGCGCCGCGCGTGGCTCCGCGCGGTGCCCGGATCCCCCCGCTCCAGGGCGATCCACGCCAGGACGAGGTGGGCGATCGCGGCCCGGTCGGTGCCCTCCGCCTCCCAGGTGCCGGCCTCCGCGAGGGCCTGTCCGGCGCGCCGCTCGGCCGGGCCGACCGCCCCGCCCAGCAGCTCCACCAGGGCCAGCAGGGCCAGCGGCTCGTACCGCTCCGGGTGCTCGGCGCCCGGCGCCTCGGCGACGGCGGCCAGCAGGGCGGAGCGGGCCGCGCCGGGGCGGCCCGACCAGAGCCGGACGGCCGCCAGGTCGGTGAACAGCCGTACCGGCAGCACCTGGTGCTCGTTCCGGGGGGCGGCCGGGACGACCCGCCGCAGGTGGTCCGCCGTCCGGGCCGCCTCCTCCGCGCCCGGCGCCGAACCGGTCAGCCGGGCGGCCACCAGGCGCAGGACGGCGGCGGTGAGGCGGGCGGGCGTGTCCTCCTCGGCTGCCGCGAGCCCGGCCTCGGCCCGGTCCAGGTGCGCCGTCCCGGCCGGGCAGTCGCGGGCGGCCAGCGCCCGGGCGGCCCGGATCAGCTCGGCGTACGGTCCCTCCACCCCGGGGGGCATGGCGTCGACCAGTGCCGCCGAACGCCCGGGGCCGGTGGACGAGAGGAACTGCCCGACCGCCAGGTCGCCGACGAACCAGGCGGCGGCCAGGTCCCAGCGGTCGGCGGCCACGGCGTGCCGCAGGGCGTCGTCCAGCAGGCCGGCCTGCTGCAGCCAGCGGGCGGCGGCCAGGTGCAGCCCCGGCGACAGGCCCGGGTGGCGGGCCCGCAGGTGGACCCGGAGGATCTCCGCGAACAGCGGGTGCTGGCGGTACCAGGGGCCGTCCAGCGGGGTGACGAAGGCGTTCGCCCGGGCGAGTTCGTCGAGGATGCGCTCCGCCCCGCCGCCACCGGTCAGGGCGTCGGCCAGGGCCGGGTGGATCCGGTCGAGGATGCTGGTGCGCAGCAGCAGGTCGCGGGTCTCGGCCGGTTGGGTGTCGAGCACCTCGGCGAGCAGGAAGTCGGCGATCGTGCTGTGGCCCGCCTCGAACTCCTTGAGGTAGCGCCCGCTGTCCGGGCTGCGCGTGGCGGCCAGCGCCCAGAGCCGCAGGCCGGCGGCCCATCCCTCGGTACGTCCGGTCAGCGCGTCGACGTCCGCACCGGGCAGCGACAGGCCGTGCCGGGTCAGCAGGGCCGAGGTCTCCTCGGCGGAGAACGCGAGGTCGGCGGCCCGGATCTCGGCGATCTCGTCCGCGGCGCGGTAGCGGTGCAGCGGCAGCAGCGGCTCGTTGCGGCTGACCAGCACCAGGCGCAGCATCCCGCCGGAGTGGCGCAGCAGGTGGTCCAGCGCGGTGGCGACCTCCGGGTCGGTGATCCGCTCGAACTCGTCGAGGACCACCACCACCGGGTCCTGGCGCAGGCCGAGACCGGCCGCCAGGTGCCTGGGGGGCCGGCCCGCGGGGGCCGCGCGGCGTGCGGTGCCGACCGCTCGCGGGAGCGCCCCGGCCCGGCGCAGTGCCTGGCCGAAGTCGTGCCAGAACACGGCCGGGTTGTTGTCCTCCGCCTCGACGGTCAGCCAGGCCGGCGGGTGCGAGGGCGGCGAGCTCCGGACCCAGTCGCAGACCAGCAGGGTCTTGCCCGCGCCGGCCGGTCCGTCGACCAGGACCAGCGGGTGCTCCCGGACGCCGCGGTCGAGCCGGTCGGCCAGCCGGGACCGGCGGACGAAAGTGGCGGGGACGGGCGGTACGCCGAGCCGCCCGGCGAGGGCGGGGTCGGCGCGGGGTACGGCGGCCCGCTGCCGGGCGCGCTCCGGGTGCCCCGGATGTCCGGTCACGGCGATCACCGCCTCAGGGCTCGGTACCCGCCGGGAATCCACGGCCTGCCTCCGATCCTCGATCGGTGCCGGCGGACCCGCAAGGGGAGCGGCTCGGGGGTGGCCGCACCGCCGGTGCCCCGGCGCCCGGTGCGGCCACCCCGACAGGGTCAGGCGTCCGCGGTCCGGCCCTGCGGCGCGGCGGGAGCGGCCGGCGGCGAGGGCTGGTAGCTGGGCGCGAGGAACTCCCGGAGGGCGAAGGCGATCAGCACCACCACGGCGAACCAGAACACCACCACACCGCTGGGGTGGTCCCAGAAGGCGAAGATCAGCGCGGCCACGAGCAGGACGCCGATGCCGATCCAGCGCTTCCAGCGGCGGACGAACGGCTCCACCGGGCCGGCCCGGAACCCGGCCGAGTCGGCGGCCGAGCGGACGGCGGCGACGCCGTGGCCGCTGACCGAGCGGACGGTGACGGCGGCCCGTGAGGGCCCGATGAGGAAGGCGCCGAGGGCGACGACGACGGCCAGCACCCCGACCACGCGGACGGCCCGGCGCAGGTAGGTGACCAGGGCGTCGTACACCGCGGCGGCGGCGCCCGGCGAGGCGTCGGAGGGCAGGTGGTCCAGGAAGTAGGACCGGAAGACGGCCAGCGCGATGCCGAGCAGCAGCATCGCCGCCCCGATCCCCAGGCAGGCGCCGATCAGGGCTCGACGCCGGTTGAAGGCCGTGAAGACGCCGGCCGCGGCGACCAGCACCACGATGACCGGCATCCAGTTGCCGAGCACTTGGAGCAGCCGGAAGCCGCCCTTGATCTTGGCGATGTCCGGCGAGGAGAAGACCACGAACTCGGTGTGCACCGTCGGGATCTTGGAGGCCGGCCCGAAGCCGGCGTCCACCAGCTGGTTCTTCACCCGCTCGACGGCCGGCCCGATGTCGATGGTGACCTCGTCGTTCTTCAGATTGACGGTGCCACCGCCCTGGCCGGTCAGCGCCTTCACCATGCTGCCGTGGCCGGCCCGCAGCGCCGCCTCCCACACCGTGGCGAAGGCGTCGCTGGTCACCACCCGCTCGGCGGCGCTGTGCACGAGGTTGGTCAGCGCGCTCTCCAGCGGGCCGGTCAGGCCGCCCAGCAGTTGGGCGAGCCTCGGCGGCACGCCCTGGTCGGCGGCGGCCGAGGAGAGCTCGTTCACCAGCGCCTTGACGTCGATCTGGTCCGTGGCGGCGGTGGTGATGCGGTTGGCGAGGGCGTTCTGGACGTCGGGGTTGTGGGCCAGCGGCGCCATCGAGGCGACGAACCGGTTGGTGTCGGTCACCTCGTCGTGCGCCCACACCGCGATGACGGCGAGCAGCGACAGGATGGACGCGACGACCACCAGCACCACCGAACCGGTGGTGCGCAGGCGGTGGTGCTGGGGTCGGCTCTTCTCCTGGGCCTCCAGCTGGGCGACCCTGCGGTG
The sequence above is a segment of the Kitasatospora sp. NBC_00240 genome. Coding sequences within it:
- a CDS encoding phosphoribosylanthranilate isomerase; this encodes MFVKICGLSTTQDVEAAVRAGADAVGFVLTASPRRVSPEQARRLVAAVPEGVLTVAVFRDEPLDQVRRDAREAGVGAVQLHGDHPASAFADLRDLGLTLVRATSADAAAGASCGDFGEDLLLLDSPVPGSGESWDWSALGEAPPGGRWMLAGGLAPANVAEAVALARPWGVDVSSGVEVRRGVKSPELIEEFLRQVRAAERG
- a CDS encoding D-2-hydroxyacid dehydrogenase family protein, with the protein product MKLRCAVLDDFQSVATTVADWSPVADSVDVVTFPQHFGTEDELAAALDGFDIVVTLRERVAFPASLFARLPALRLLIASGMRNSVIDHAAAERHGVTVCGTASSSTPPVEHTWALLLGLARGVVAEATALREGGPWQSTLGADLHGSRLGLLGLGKIGSRVAQVGLAFGMEVTAWSQNLTEERAEEVGVGLAASKEELLASSDFVSIHLALGERTRGLLGAAELGLMRPTGYLVNTSRAAIVDQDALLAALRAGTIAGAGVDVFDIEPLPADHPMRTAPRLLATPHLGYVSRGNYRTYYGQAVEDIVAFLAGSPVRRLG
- a CDS encoding prohibitin family protein — translated: MFYFAVLLLVAGIALLVLKRRSIVGFRFATLTGLLTGALGLLLALSSFTYIVEPYEVGVPTSLGSVGGTWKPGLHLKSPLTEVTAFSTRPSDLNLTGDDTVEVRSSEGGVLYVDLTVKWAIDPEHTLALYKLSGSAANVQQRLVYPDTREIVRNVFAKHTSVEGYATQREAISAEMESLITERLSPRGIIVNSVNLRNVKPSDVLQKAIDQKIQQDQATQQAAAAVLTAKAEAEKRKIEAESTAAANTVIANSLTDKILLSQCYEAFRAAAEKNPVYASPCGSGAGSSPLIVDGTKR
- a CDS encoding HD domain-containing protein, translated to MALPSIRSVRALHAKYAPSGEDLARVLTHCEIVARIAVRLAERAGPGVDVDLVEIGALLHDIGVHRVGGGAYIRHGVLGHEILRAEGLPEELCRFASCHTGVGLTRHDIESQGLPIPVGDYLAVSVEERLVMYADKFHSKSTPPRFLDADAYAGQVARFGADKVTAFHALTAEFGRPDLTGLVAEYGHAHQQGSTLRV
- a CDS encoding SDR family oxidoreductase, translated to MDLKNSVVIVTGANRGLGRHLTSQLLGRGAKVYAAARRPQEVDVAGAVPLHLDLADPESVAAAARLATDVTVLVNNAGVATATPLIAGEEATVRFEMETNFFGPLLVTRAFAPVIEANGGGAVLNVLSALSWLHLPEHGAYSAAKAAAWALTGAAREELAPRGIAVSALHVGFMDTDMAAHIPADRKTDPAAVAEQALDGLERGLPEILADDVSRRIKQGLAGSPVAA
- a CDS encoding TetR family transcriptional regulator, whose product is MGRVSQAQAQENRARVVATASRLFREHGTGVSVADLMQAAGLTQGGFYKQFASKEALVEEAAAHAFTELTARRTEGLREHEGRPDAARQALVDHYLTPRHRDDAGGGCPVAALAADMARDPGEAARGVYTEGVREFADWLADDEQDGLARLATLVGGLLLARATEGSELSDEILRAAHAALSDGS
- a CDS encoding DUF308 domain-containing protein, producing MTTAPRPDTADPQDWLAVVGRSWTWTLGFGVLTAVAGILMLSWPEETARVVAVIIGLQLLVAGVVRFVTAFTHDTSGGARVLYVLLALLSVLAGVLCLRHQLQTVGFLALVVGAYWLLGGILALYVAIAGRGLPGRGVAGFLGALGILAGIVVLSYPVESAIALARLIGLWLLVLGLFEAGAALVLRHAARSANRAGAAAG
- a CDS encoding LuxR C-terminal-related transcriptional regulator, whose protein sequence is MTGHPGHPERARQRAAVPRADPALAGRLGVPPVPATFVRRSRLADRLDRGVREHPLVLVDGPAGAGKTLLVCDWVRSSPPSHPPAWLTVEAEDNNPAVFWHDFGQALRRAGALPRAVGTARRAAPAGRPPRHLAAGLGLRQDPVVVVLDEFERITDPEVATALDHLLRHSGGMLRLVLVSRNEPLLPLHRYRAADEIAEIRAADLAFSAEETSALLTRHGLSLPGADVDALTGRTEGWAAGLRLWALAATRSPDSGRYLKEFEAGHSTIADFLLAEVLDTQPAETRDLLLRTSILDRIHPALADALTGGGGAERILDELARANAFVTPLDGPWYRQHPLFAEILRVHLRARHPGLSPGLHLAAARWLQQAGLLDDALRHAVAADRWDLAAAWFVGDLAVGQFLSSTGPGRSAALVDAMPPGVEGPYAELIRAARALAARDCPAGTAHLDRAEAGLAAAEEDTPARLTAAVLRLVAARLTGSAPGAEEAARTADHLRRVVPAAPRNEHQVLPVRLFTDLAAVRLWSGRPGAARSALLAAVAEAPGAEHPERYEPLALLALVELLGGAVGPAERRAGQALAEAGTWEAEGTDRAAIAHLVLAWIALERGDPGTARSHARRVPATEFGPGAVGTGGAGPGADDAVEGDAVEGESVDGGAAGGDVPALRGAPDGDPLRIVLGAVVRARLALRHGDPRRALAALAAAEHPGAAGAPSPWARGLIASIASEALVAAGDGRAAVDVLPAGEARSPELAFATARARLAAGDRGAAARALPRAPAGPPATVTRILLLKAEVGAAGGDDLAAGRLIARALATARPDRLRGPFLEAGRWLAPFLRRRPDLTADHGWLPEPLRRPAAAVPGAAPDAPPVEALSRREREVLERVAQLMSTQEVAADLQLSVNTVKTHLKSINRKLCTSRRTEAVRRARRLHLL